From the genome of Cololabis saira isolate AMF1-May2022 chromosome 4, fColSai1.1, whole genome shotgun sequence:
TAATTGGTAATTTGCTGTAATATTTGACTAATGAAACATGTATGTTATGTTATTTACTTTGTATACTGGTTTCAGTATATTAATACGTTTTTCTCTTGTTTGTATTGTTACAGACCACAGTTAATTAAACTCATTTGACCTGGAAATCCGTATCCGTGTCCTTTAACTTGGGCACACATCCATACCTTGCCGCTCTAAACCAGATATTTCCTGGAGACCCCAATTCTCCTTTTTatggtccttcgagccggattaGAATACCAACCAAGGTATGGAACCTACATATACGGATGCCGGAGCTGAATCTGAACCCCAACGTGCCTCACGGAGAGAACGATGCCCTCCAGCGTACCTGGATGACTATGTGGTTGCAACTCTCCCTTTTCAGGGACAAACCCAAACCACACAACCGGTTCTTTCCTTCCAATGTGCACGCAGTAAGCTAACACGCTCATCCCAGAGGAGCTCCAGTTCCAGGTCAACACGTTCAACACGCTCGTCGGGGAGCTGGTTCCCCGCCAGGGTCCTCTCAGAACTGGAAACAGCCCAGCTCGAAGAGCGACTGAAGCAGatggagctggaggagatgcagcagcagcttgAAGATGACAGACAGGCCGAACTTGAATGTCAGAGACTACAAGCTCAAGCCAGAGAGGCCCAACAGCTACAAGAGGAAGCCCTTAGAGCCCGAGAGTCATTAACCAGACAACTGGAACAACGGCGACAACTAAAGAAGAGAGAGAATGAACTGGTGATAGCCAAAATGGTTACTTCTCTACTTAAAGAGAAAGCACAGGATACTCATGGCATCAGTGCCTCACCTCCTCCCTCAGATGATGGAAAAGCAGGCATGACTCCAGCTCTTCCGCCAGCGTCTATGGCCCCGCCTCCAGCTCTACACCCGGCTTTGACTCAAGCATCTGTGGCCCCACCTCCAGCTAAGTGGGCGGTCTAAAGGGAAGACCAAAGAGATTTATGGATAAAGTAAAAGAGGACATGAAGTTAGTTGGTGGGACAGAAGAGGATGCACAGAGATGAcccctgaaagaaaaaagaagaaaaatctcagatgaataaaaaaggttgtttttttaccatgacattgtttatttaaaggagcttgaggctccttttaagaaatgagactctctagcgccacccttcaccacgacggccgttgggggtactgcagccaacagcgaagccgcagcccagcgcgggaaattcgggaccgaattgcagcacattttgcagcacacagcctgttcaaggcaaaggagagatacgctagagggctcattcttttgggtttggaacgcttcatctgacattattactagaaaacttaaaatgtatatggatttttttcataaatcttgccacaatccggcctcaagctcctttaacaaaaaaaatgaatcagaaaagaaaaaaatttgtGTTTAATTCCAAGTACCCCTTTAATCATCTGCCCTTGATAAATTGATCCTCAGAAGGCATGCAAACTTTTATAAAAGCATGTGTTTTGGCATTTTGCTGATCTGGAGTATTCAAACGTATTCATACACAGTGCTAAGAGGGGAGGACATTAGCAATTCACTCAGGGAGGCTGCTACACGTCAGTCTAAATATTATTACAAAACTATTTCCCAAAAATGTCCCAAGTGACAGCAACCTTGGCAGGAACATCTCAGTTTATTTACCCCAAGGTCAGCCAGAGAATAGtcagagaaatacaaaaaaCCCTAGACCCAATCTCAGACCCAACAGGTGAGATTAAGCTTTCTAAATGTTAAAGTTCATGACAGTAGATGCAGACTGAACAGCTATGGTGTGTTTTGATAGGTTGCCGGGAAAAAAGCCTCTTATGCTTAAAACGCTTTGTAAAAGTTTGGAgaactgcatctgaacaaagcAGGTGTCTATGGACACAAAACACAAATTGAGTTGTTTTACTTCAACTCTACACCAATTtggctaaaaccaaacatacacTTGTACCCACCATTGTGCTTGACGATGGAGGGCTGAtgatttggggttgttttgcaACCACAGAGCTCAGCTAAAGCTTGCTCAAAACTGGGTCATCCAACAAAACAGTGACCCAAAGCACACcagcaaataataataaaataagaataatatttAAACTACACTACAGGTGGATTGTTCGTTATATCTTTACACACAAAAAGCTTTGATTTAAAGAGAGGTTGCTAACTAGCATATGACTTTATCTCTAACAAAGAAGTGTTTGAGGTTGATGTCTTCACCATTATGTATTATCTGTGTAAATATTTCTTATTTTACATAATTTGCCAACTAACAGTcattacaaaaaataagaatCACTACTTATTGCTTTAATATATGATTACTTATCGGGTATTACGTATGTTCTGGGTGATTGTACTGTAAGGGGATTAAGCACCATGTCCCTAATATATATTAGGGACATGGTGCTAATATAAAGTAGCTGTATTGTATTCATTGCCTGGTTTAACAGTAAAAAGTTTTATTCATTGCTTGTTGCCAGAGTTGCTGGTTGTTTCAAACTAGTGATACTCAAAAGCAACAAAAGAAATGTCTCTCAGGATGGAGTTAATTGGACCCTCATGCCTGGTGACCTCAGGTGTTTTAATTAAAGTGAACCTCTGGGAGTTTGTATCCCTGATCTCACCATAGTGAATTCTCATCTGAAAACAGTCTTATgcaatgttttattttccacATGAACATTTCTACAATCACTTTCTTCCCATACATAGTTATTCCAAAAATCATGtttaatttattacattttaaaaaactaaactaataaCCATTGAATATCTGTATATGCCAAGTCAAGCTTTGTTGATTTAGATCATAAAATACAAAtgctacaaaaataaaataatgctccATTAAGAAATATATGTACATAAGACCTAAACACTCAGtaatgtcaattttttttttaaatttaaagatTCAAACAGAGCATGATTCAACCTTAATTTTCTCTGATACttaaaactttaaaatcaaGGGTACAGAGTACAGGCATCCAAGTATTATTTGAGAACAgtaatactgttatttatttatttgtgtatcACAAAGTGAAATTACTCCAGAGAGAGTAAATTTAAAGTGTAATCAACAAACCTTAAATATTACATCATTGTCTATTTTGCACTTTAATTGTACAGTACCTCCTATTAaaatacaccccccccccccccaaaaaaaaaacactcacacaTGATGTCATTCTTATTATATATTAACCATACTCAAACTGTCTCTATGATGAATACATTCAACAGTTATGGAAGCCACAGAATACAGTACATTGTCCTGCTTTCAAGCTTCAGATAACTTTAATGAAACACTAAAGATTGTGCGATGAAGAAATTCCCTGAGATAAAATAAAGTGTGTGCCTTGAGACTTAATTAAACACTGGGGATATTAACACTCCTTCCCTAATATCAATTAAGCACTCATAGGGTTTTTAAAGAGCAGTTGTTTACTCAAGTGGGACTGATAATTAATTTGTGTCATTAAGTTAGTGTTTCTCCCATTAAGTTATCATGAGGTGAGTGTACTTTGTTATCCATCAGCATTACACCTGTGCGGAGCCTGTGTGGGCAGGTCACAAAGTCACCCCATTTAAGGTACTATCCAGTCAGAAacatttttatatactattGAATTTTTCCAACATGCTGGCTCGGtattgtctgtttttgtacTCTCCTGCCAGAAACCGAAAAGTTCTGCGAGATCTGGAGTTTTTGAATGAAGTATGATTTATGTTGATGAAACTTCAGCAGTAAGACTGAATTTAGAGTTTGGCTGCATAAAGTATAGTTGATTGTTcttgttcttcagctgctggcTCAAGGATCTTTTGACAGAGTGGTGACCCTTACAAAGGGCTCACACACTATTGCTGCATTAACACTCGATAGATACTTGCCTTCATCATACAATAAACAACTGATAAAATCTCATCCTGCTTGCGACACAAACAAATTGCGGTCTTTGAAACTGTCAATACCAATTCATTGGCATAGCATTGGCATAGCATTGGCATAGCATTGTGTAGCTGCAATTTGATTGGCTGACATTCAAAAGGAAGCAACGCTCCCTCCAGGACACACAGAACCTACAACTGAGTTCAGGAAAGTTTGACATCGCACATTCAAAATGAACGGATGCTAATGCTCAGGATGCTTTCAGCACGTACAGATTAGCCAACAGTTGCATCATAGCTATCCGTGGAATCTTAACTTTCAGGTGAAAGCAGGACTTTGTTCTAACCAAATAGGAACTGTTCACCAGTATTGGTTCTCTGCGGTACAAAGCATTATCATCTTTTCATGACGTATTGACTTAGCACATAGACAGACTcagcttttttcttgtttctttggTGTCTTGCACTCCATGTTTATATTGCATCATGATTCAcgtgattaaaaataaatggtGTCAATGATGTCTATAGGGTTTCCACTAGCCCCTCATCTCCTTTTATGGAGCTGGCCATTTGCGAATAGCAATAAACGAGCATTACTGCCACCTCGTGGTTGGCTGTGCTATAGTtctattgtgttcattatgtcttcagatagatatcctaaagtttcttttttccagacaaagttccgacttcttacctGGGCTGTGctatttttttcagtcaaagttGGCGCTACAGTGTAGTGGAAACACGCTGGCTGAAGGAGCCAAGGAGACGGTCGGCCCTGTTAGAGGATCATGTCTGGAAAGATTTACTGCTAGTGGAAACGCGCCTTATGTGATGGTGGCTCTGGTACCACACATGCTCATTAGAAACATTCAGTTAGAAAACTCATGTAGTGAAAATGTTTGATACACTTCACTTTACATAGGCTACACTTTGATACACCAATCAAGTATCATTTATCAGGCTTCTGTAGTGTTACAGGGGTAAagaacttaaaggagccgtctgtaagaaatggccaaaactggtactgcagtcactttcaaaatattgttgagcggcgtgtaccctccccctcctccccccgaccagaggttgccaggtaggctgcagaatgcagcaggaacgtaggctgccatggctgcgataattagagccgagctggcaacccggatgccgaaacaatactgacttggtgattgggagataggtggagggtggagcttcagaaacaattctgacttggtgattgggagataggtggagggtggagcttcagaaacaatactgacttggtgattgggagataggtggagggtggagcttcagaaacaatactgacttggtgattgggagataggtggagggtggagcttcagaaacaatactgacttggtgattgggagataggtggaggtggagcttcaggccaaaacaaaaaatgacaacataaacatcagttgagggctgcaactcctctttttaaactggaatatcctggcttgagtgctgttgtcagtgacataagtatttgaaatgaacatgatttttaaatgtctgttgacatatcggggtcattttatgattcgttttattattgctcttacatacagctcctttaaccccTCTTCATAGAATCAGCGCCAACAGGTGGGAACCAGGGAGGAGGTGAGATTGCTGTTTGAGAGTAGTATATACTTCTAGGCTGTTTCTCAATAAACATACTTGTGCGCACTTGACGTTCTTGGGTTCTTGTGAAATAACACCGTCAGCAGCCGAAGTACTGTCCCAATCTTAGGGACGCATCTGAGCAAGAACAGAAGAAATACTCAGATGTCACACCCATCTTATCGAGGATGCATCCAGCAAAGGCTTGTGCAGACTTGTGATGGCAAAATagcccagaatgcatttcgcgCCAACAAAGGAAAGAAATAGACGAGGCAAGAGGAGTAGGTTTAAAGTtataactttatttttgtttgacaGAATGTAGTCTTAAGATGTTTTCATGGGTGAATATAGTTATTATAACTTTCTTTATAACTTTACTACaaatataaagtatttttttatttttttttattttcactgcTACCGAACTTTATTTAGAACGAGGCAAACATACAAAATCAGAAAATCCATTAAAAACACATTGAATACAGTGTTGGTTATAAAGGAGTTATGTATGGAGCATTTTCAGTTCATTTAGCGTTTCAGGTGTTTGTTTTATATAACtaattaaaatgtaaacattatGTGTACAGTGCTACACTTGCTAGCATGTTAGCTCAGATGTGACGTCAATGTGGACACAAGGCTGCTGTTCCAGTTTCAGAAGGAGAGAGAGGCTTTGTCGTGTCCTTCAAAGAACGTTCTCCCAACTCATACTTGTCTAGTATGGACTTCGGAATAACGCAAGTCTGTTTGCTTTCTTGAGAATTGAGAAACGACCAAAGTTCCTTTTATAGGTCAAAGAACAAATTGAGTGACTGGACTAAACCATTCAGAGGAGTGAAtgtatgcatgcacacacactgcaGAGATTATCTGCCTGAATGAACTCCTAGGGGTCACATCATTTATGAAGTCCCTGACTCTTGAAACACTTCACTTACAAAACATACTTGGTTTCAATCAAGTATAATTTCTCAGGCTTACTGCACATAGGATGTGGGTTGGCTGTGATAAACGTCAAATGTCAATgaaattgacaaaaaaaaatgttttcctggATGTTTCACTTTATTTTTCAGTAAATATCAAACAATACACAATGAAATTAGTCCTCTGGTTTAAACCCATAACTAATTGTAGTAGGCTGCCATTTTTCCAGTAACTGGGGTGCAGTTAAGAGTTTAGGTGCCTTGATCAGAGACCTACAGTGGCTCACCTTGGTTGCCATGGGGACTTGAACCTGGGCCCTCCAGCCTACGTTTGTAGACACTAGGCTAGCACTCCCCCActcctgtttttttatttttaatttatgtgatCATGAATTAAATTTCACATGATTAAATACAAATtacagttacatctctgcaagTATTCTGAGATGCTGTATCAGTTTGAATGTTGATGTCGAAAGGACTTATGATGGCCTTGGCAGCACAAATGATGGTTCTCTCTGTGACAGAACCATCACAAGAAAGTAACACAAGAAAGTGCAGTAATGCGTCCTGCCTtgatactttatatactgtgtaCATATActtacttatatatatatatagtaagtaaaataaaaatgtaccaATACAGCTGAAAAATGTATGCTAAAGCACAATATTCTCATAGTGTTAAAAGTTGGGAGTTACCTTTACAGTAGGTATTACTTATTAACTGTTATCATAAAATCCCTTAGAGAGCAGAGAAAGGATGGACAACAACCGCATCGTCATCCCAGGGTGTACTAAAAGTCTTTTTAAGCAGTGAAGAAGCAGGTGAATCAGCAGAATATTCTCTGCCTTGCCTGTGGAAAGTATGTGCAGACTGGTGTTGGGTTTCTGCAGAATATTTAGGAGTGAAAGAGTTAAATATTTATCTGGCTACTCAATAAACAATGGATATAAATATTGCTATTACCAGTGCAAATACAAGTACTTATTAATttgttaaatattttaaaatgttttatcacTAATAtgttttgtgctttttgttgttttaagagATTGTCTGCCGCATCATGTCAGAGGGAAATCGAACCAGTGTGACTGAATTCATACTCACTGGATTCCCTGGACTTCATCCGGAGTATTATGGCCTGGTTTCAGCTGTATTATTTGTGGTTTATTTAATAACTGTGATAGCAAATGTCGTAATTCTGTTCTTATTTGCAACCAACCACAGCCTTCATAAGCCAATGTATTACATAATTTTAAATCTGACTGTGTGTGACCTTCTCTTCAGTACAACAACTTTACCTAAAATCATCAGCAGGTACTGGTTTCAATCGGGGAATATTTCCTTTTTAGCTTGTTTTGTCCAGATGTACCTTGTTCATTATTTTGGCTCAGTGAATTCTTTTATTCTCTTCTTAATGGCATTTGACAGGTATTTGGCTATCTGCCATCCTCTCAGATATTCAAATATTCTTAAAAACAGCACCATACTTATTCTCACTATTACTGCATGGGTTGTTGCCATTGCACCCTCTTTAATGATGGCTATTAGAGCGTATCCTCTTCCTTACTGTGCCTCCAACATTATCAATCACTGTTACTGTGATCACATTGGTATAACAATACTCGCCTGCACTGACAGGACCCCGTATGCCTTTCCTGCTTTTGTGTGTGCAATGGTTGTACTATTATTTCCACTGGCATTCATCGTTTTCTCCTATTGTTCCATACTAATAGCAGTGAGTAAGATAGCAGATCTGCAAAACTGCTTCAAATCTCTGTCCACATGTACTACTCAGCTCATAATAATATCACTCTATTATTTACCTAggtgttttgtttatttagcCAGCAATGTCGGCATCAGATTCAGTGCTGATGTGCGAATTGTGATCATCATGTTTTACAGTCTTGGTCCCCCCATGATCAATCCATTCATATACTGCCTAAGAACTAAAGAGATGAGGGAGTGCTTGTGGAAGCAATTTTATCGACGAATCAAGCCACAAAAATCACAGCTTTTAACTATTAGTTAAGTGGTACATCAGTCTTTTATTGAAAGAGTTTGCATGTCCCCCACTGGAGTACATTATTCAAATTGTAGCAATACTACTGAAGAAACAAGTTACAAAAAAGACTAGTTTCAAAATTAGTAAGTGATAAATCAgtgtataataaaaaaacatacaccCTAAAAGAATACATTTGTCAGGGTTTTGAGTTAATGTCACAGGTTTTTACAGTGTTGGTATTTAAGTTTCTGTTTGTGTTTAAGTTGTGTCTTGACTTGACcatgttcccatctgccctgatcgtgtgCACTTCTGTCTCGTCAAGTCttttgtgtatatcttgtctcaccttttcttttttttatttagttaaataaaatcacgttttttggaactcctgcctcctcggctcctgcatttgggtccaactCAGCCATCATCGTGATAGCATTAGCCAAATGTTGTGTTTAATAAATAGTGAATTTCCTGCCTGTTGTTTAAAGcttattttaaaggggacctattatggcatttaatgtatatttttaacaggccttgaatgtcttaaaaacaatctaaagcttgtttttcctacataaaacagaaattcagcctgtgggccatgtctctagttttaccgcttctaaccccttttttgtgagtgatCCTAAGgagcggggaggctatgataatgaggctctgcgctgattggctgcttgaatgacgtgtagcaggggagggcacaaagccttgctccggccagagcagcggctgcgtacactattaaagtgtgtcccatgcgagaagcttctgcgacaaaataaattccattgctttattttttttgtattatactgtcctaactggccgcaagtTTAACGGTTtgtgtgtggacagagagcgtccgatgtcacgcagctcgacgagatagtcggacgctcgcatgcagttacacacaCTGTTTacagatcttaaagcctgatttatggttctgcgttaaatcgacgtgtaccctacgccgtaggctctgcgttggtgtaacgcggaaccataaatcagcctttagttaccttgtcttcacacaggaagatttaattgaattctaaacagttacaccacacttatttactccgattgctaatcatttcatttgttacaaatggtaactttattgttaaaaaataaaacgtaagttgtatataaataacatgtatgcactattgctggctcaaggaaggaccgtgcatttaTTCTGAAGGTgtctgaacagcttcaggtgcttggaagatctgaaaccataaacagaagaaaaatgtattacggtacccgtcggggctcctcaccggtccggtccagtgagtggccccggtgctccggagcacTCACTGGCCATTTCTTCTCATAACAGTGAACACCATTTTAATGAGTTTCCAAATTAATGTGTTTCCAAATTGTTTGCAAATGAATCAGTGAAAAAGAAGACCTTAAACGGCTTAACATCCTCAAAGCCAAACAACTCTCAAGGTGCGTAAAAGCACAGGGTTGTCATTGTCACATTTCCCTTTTTAGTCATTTGTTCTGCTGCAGATATGCCATGACTGCAGGCAAGCTCGTCCATtacttttttctccttcaactATTCTTTTCCAATGTGCTCCTCTAAGTTGCCACATGGGTTATTTATGTTATTCTATTTTTTGGAAGGTGTTGCTGGCATGAAATGCAAAATGGATTTATACAATGAAGCAAAATTAAGTTAACAAGACAGTGTGAAATCGTTTGGGTTTGTGCTGCTTGCAATAAAATTAGCCGAAGGAATTGTGTATCACTATTTTATAGTAGACCAGTAGATGCTCCAGGTCAGGTTATCATCTAAGTCCATGCCCAAATACCAGAAGTTGGAGACCATCTCCACACAATCCCATGCTTTGCACAAAAGCTAAATCCACAATTATTTCCTTTGTCTTAGCGCTTTTCCATTTCACTTTTTTGcaatagaaaaacaaaactcCGAGTTTGCATAGAAATACCACTGTGGGGTGGTGCTGGTGGGGTCAGTGTTTCTATTAAACAGTGTTTTTCTTACTATGACTTTAACTCTTCCAGTTCTCTCCCCGTACCTCTCTGTATCTTGTCCTGCTAGACTTCTCTTCAGAACAATTAAAAAGAAGATCTTAACTTTGAAGATGATGGACGACATTATCGCTCTCAAAGCGAGCAAAGAATCAATTCAATAGCTCCACTAATGAAGTGCCACCATTGTCCGGTGACAGTCTGCTCGATCTGTAGGTTGTTGCACTTACAGCAGTCCTCTgtcctcctctttttttttttttttttttttttttgggggggggtggggtgacgaaaccggcacggagccaaccaaaacaataacagcaatcgacctaaatcttgagatctgatcgcagtctgagctaagctaccgctacctaaacccaaaaactagagagccagcatgcaggtgaacaagccagtgtgtatgtctatgtgtgtgtgtgtatgtatatgatcatgtgtgtgtgtgtgtgtgtgtgtgtgtgtgtgtgtgtgtgtgtgtatatgcatgtgactaagtgactgtgtgtgtgtgtgtgtgtgtgtgtgtgtgtgtgtgtgtgtgtgtgtgtgtgtgtgtgtgtgtgtgtgtgtgtgtgtgtgtgtgtgtgtgtgtgtgtgtgtgtgtgtgcgcgcgtgtgtgtgtgtgtgtgtataataaaccaaacaaagctccaccccccacggcgcgggaagaagcagccagggatcccgcggcggcggaccgcaacccaggcaatccccggccacctcTGTCCTCCTCTTGTGTGCAGCCTTTGTGTCTCTAATTCACCTTCTCTGGCTGTGCTGTAGCGCACATTGGCCTCAGACCTGAATGCAGTGTTCCTCTCCCTGAGCAGGAACTGCACCTCTTTGGTCATCCTGGGCTTTCTGTTTGGATAAGCTCTGGTCTGCCTGTCATGGTTATAATGTCCAAGCAGAACTTCATGTAGTCCAGGACTGCTCCAGGTCGTGATGCTTAAACAAGCCCcagtcctgcagctgctgagacACCCATTCAGGCCAGGTCTTAACATGTCTGTAAGTGACAGGAGCCCTTTTCCAGAGGGGAATGTATGTTGGTATTAGGAACAGGGAAATGTGGTCTGACTGTCGCAGATACGATAGTGTCCTAGCACTAAAGCCCCGCTTGATGTTGAAATAGAATCTGTCCAGTCTTTTGACTCCCCTTGTGGTATTTGACATGTTGATGCAATTTTGCCAGTGCGGTTTTTAAACCAACATGGTTTAGATCCCCTGGTACAATGAGAACAGCCTTAGGTTACATTTTC
Proteins encoded in this window:
- the LOC133442561 gene encoding olfactory receptor 1E16-like; the encoded protein is MSEGNRTSVTEFILTGFPGLHPEYYGLVSAVLFVVYLITVIANVVILFLFATNHSLHKPMYYIILNLTVCDLLFSTTTLPKIISRYWFQSGNISFLACFVQMYLVHYFGSVNSFILFLMAFDRYLAICHPLRYSNILKNSTILILTITAWVVAIAPSLMMAIRAYPLPYCASNIINHCYCDHIGITILACTDRTPYAFPAFVCAMVVLLFPLAFIVFSYCSILIAVSKIADLQNCFKSLSTCTTQLIIISLYYLPRCFVYLASNVGIRFSADVRIVIIMFYSLGPPMINPFIYCLRTKEMRECLERPMSRRTLASDLNAVFLSLSRNCTSLVILGFLFG